One region of Wyeomyia smithii strain HCP4-BCI-WySm-NY-G18 chromosome 3, ASM2978416v1, whole genome shotgun sequence genomic DNA includes:
- the LOC129730612 gene encoding protein drumstick isoform X2, with amino-acid sequence MFAVMRIDNDDRRSDFRRKMRPKCEFVCKYCQRRFTKPYNLMIHERTHKSPEVTFSCEVCGKYFKRQDNLRSHRCSQCIWR; translated from the exons ATGTTCGCCGTGATGCGAATTGACAATGACGACCGTAGGTCCGATTTTCGTCGCAAGATGCGGCCAAAGTGCGAGTTCGTGTGCAAGTACTGCCAGCGCCGCTTCACCAAACCGTACAACCTGATGATCCACGAGCGCACCCACAAAAGCCCAGAAGTGACGTTCTCGTGCGAGGTGTGCGGCAAATACTTCAAACGGCAGGATAACCTTCGCTCCCACAG ATGCAGCCAGTGTATTTGGCGGTAA